TAAGTGGCTCCTGTATTCTTCAGACCAAATGGCATAACCTTGTAGCAATAGGTTCCCCATAGTGTAACAAAAGTTGTTTTTGCCTTATCTTCTAGAGCCATCTTTATCTGGTTGTATCCTGAgaaaccatccataaaggaatacGTGGAACTACGTGCAGCATTGTCCACTAAAACATTTATATGTGGCAGTGGAAAATCATCTTTGGGGCTAGCTTTGTTCAAATTTTGGAAGTCcacacaaactctaatcttttcttctttctttggtaCGACAACAATGTTGGATACCCATTGCGGATATTTGACTACTTCTAGAAAGCTTGCATTCCACTGTTTTTCGAGTTCTGTCTTAACTTTGATCCAAATATCCGGGTGGGCTCTTCTCAACTTTTGCTTGACTAGCTTACAACCTTCCTCGAGTAGTATCTTATGCACAACGATATTTCTatccaaaccaggcatatcctcaTAAGACTAAGCAAAAACATTTGcatattcttgtaatagggcAATTATCTTTACTCTTTCCTCAGGAGTGATTAAGGTCCttatttttaactcttttttaatCTGATCATTACCCATGTTTATGGTTTCTAGTTCTTCTGTAGCTGGTTCCTAGGTTTGTTCATGTTGCTCTACTAACTTTATAAATTCCTTaacattgctttcatcccattCTTATTCTTCCATGGTGATAACATGTTcgttaaagtttggccattcattctcgATGCTAAGTGTATGTGGTGTTGCCGAAGATTCACTTTCAGGGttcctgaaagcggaaagtgTTTGGTATAAATGCACAAATAGAGAGACGAATTTGGAAAACACATGATCTCATTAACAAAAGGTGGGCTCAATGACAACGACAAAATCTAATTGACATCCTGAGCCTTGACTGTCAATTAGGGataataaagcaaacaaaagcaataacaaaagcatgttaaagcaaacaaagttggtttacattttaaacACTACTGGGGCTTCTTGAGTCACCCAGTTTTGGAACTTCTCGCCCTTGGCCAGCTTTCGCACGAAGGTGTTAGCTGAGACTTCTTCCATGGTATGGATAGTCAGTTGTGGTAGGGCTTCATCTTCCCCTCCCGCTACCGTCTTCATGTCACCTCCTTCCATGTTATCctcctccaaggtgtttatgcttATATTTGACAGTTCTTGACCAAGGCTTTCTACTCTTTCATTGGGTTGCATTATATATGCAGCCTTCAAGAATGTCACtctaaggggagggatttccagcTTTTCTTCTTCAGGCTCTCTTCCTTCAATCCTGGCCATTCTTCTTTCCCTTCTCCGATTGGCAGCCCATCGATGATCCTCTTTTTTAGGTTTATACCCCAACCCAAATATTTGATCAGCACCTTTCATCTTTATCGGGTTTGCCCTTTTTGGTACCTTAGTGATAGGATTATACTGAAAAGGGATCCCCCGTTCCAAGAAGCATTGAGCCACCATCCTTGCcgcttctgagatccttggccTTCTTAGTACTATGTTTTCAGGCACCCAATCAGTGTTTACAATCTCAAAAGCATGaatattgttatccttgcaatcctccGCCTCAATGAAAGGTATGGCCACATTCTTTATTATGGATACTGTCTCCTCAGCTTTGACAGTCACCAACATCCCGTTCATGATATACTTCAGGCACTGGTGTAATGATGAAGTTACTGCCCCGGCCGCATAAATCCACGGTCTTcctaacaacatactataggaagggtggatatccataacctgaaATGTCACTAAGAACATTTGTGgccccacatatagctccacttctaaagtccctATTATTGgtctaggtgagccatcatatgctctggccATCATGGTATTTGGTTTTATATGAGATTCATCGATCGGCATTTCTTCCAGAATATGCTTTGGCAACACGTTAAGagccgagccattatcgacgaACACCTTTCCTATGAGGTAGTCCTTGCACCTAACAGTAATGTATAAGGGCTTGTTGTGTCTagtaccttcagcatcaagctcatcgGTGGTGAAATAcaggtaattagttgcatggattCTCCCCACCAAATGCTCCATGGTTTTCTGTTCAATGTCTTGAGGGACGTACACCTCATTCAAAACCTTTTGCAACGCGTTTCGATGTGGCTCATAGCTGAGTATtaaggacataagggagatcctagctggagtcttttttagttaatCTACTATGCAATATTCACTATGCtttatcaacttcaaaaattcattcgacTCCTTTTCAGTTACCAGCTTATTAACTTCTATTGCTTTGTCAAGATCTACCACTTCTTTGCCTTTTGCCTTCCTCAACTCTTCGGGAGTAAAGCACCGGCCACTCCGAGTTAACCCACTGATTTCAGtttggaacaaaggaagagaaTCTTGAATGTTGGCAGCAAAACCATAATTATAaggcatggcattgtgatttCCTTTGGTGTAGGAAGGTTTAGCCAAGATTAACTTTGGTGGCCCATTAGCTGTTGGTTGGACCCTACATACTCTTGACATCTTATCTTAACCTTCCATCATACTCACCTCATGATTGACCTCCGCGGGTTCGATCCTCAACTCTCCCAAAGTCATCATTTTTGCCACCTTCTTGCGAAACTCGATGCAATCCTCAATATGATGTCCCTCTCTCCTATGGAACTCACAATAGTCACCTCCCTCAAATTGGCCTTCAATATTTATCTCAAGAAATCCTGATTTTACCAACATGCCATACAACTTCTTCATGGATACCTTCAACACCTTGTTTTGATTCCCAACTTCTATCATGTCTACTCCATTATTACTTGCGGCATGATTAGGCAAGGGATTTGAATTGATGCTGGGCATGTCTTCGAAAGAAACCCACCCCCTTTTGATAAGCGCTAACAATCTCCTTTTAAAGGTGTAACAGGTTTCGATTCCGTGCCCCGGATTACCGGCATGGTATTCGCAAGTTAATTCGGGCTTGTACCATATGGGAAAAGACGGTTGGATTGGTGGTAGAAGGACTGGAGCTATCTGTCCAATGCTCAACAATTTCACGTACAAGTCTTTTAAAGGCATGGGTAGTGAAGGCAGTTGCTTAGAAGGGTATCTTGTATATGGCCTTTGGTTGTTTTAGTTGTTTGGCTGGGGGTTTGCTCGATTGGTGTTAAAAGGTTTGGCAAAGTTCATGTTGGCGAATTGATGGACAAGAATTTGTGGGTTTTGGTAATTTACTTTTTTGCCCTTGTACCCGCCTTCTAAGTTGTTAACGTCACCTTCcctttttcttccaacaaaaccTATCTTCTCTAAAGGCTCTGTTATGCGCCCaactttaatcccttgctctattctttctgcCACACgcacaacatcatagaaatgctgagATGAGCTCCCCATTAAATGCTCGtagtaaggtgccttgaaggtattagcgaacaaagtcaccatctccatCTCTATCAATGGGGGTTGCACATGTGTTGCCTCATCCCTCCATCTTTGTGCGTAAACCCTTACTGACtcctcttttccattgacataaggctcgttcgGTCCGGAGCAATTTCCAAGTTGAACTTGtactgcttaaggaaagcctccactaaatccttccatttcttgattttgacattatccaacctcatgtaccaGCTTAGTGGAGACCCTgctagactgtcttggaaaaaataGATCAACAACTTATCATCATGGATCACCTTagccatcttgttgcaataagatcgaaggtgagtgtttgggcattctaatccagtgtactttataaactccggtatcctaaaatcttttagCACCATGATGTTTGGTACTAAGCATACTTCGGAAGCTCGCATGGGATCgaaccaatcatttccctcaactgctcttaacctttcttccaaagtGGATATCTTGTCGTCGTTCATAAaaccagtggacctattatcgaaAGGGCCATCCGCTATTAAATCTACAGTGACGTGAGCTTGAGGGAGCTGAGTGGGAATGACA
The genomic region above belongs to Populus alba chromosome 12, ASM523922v2, whole genome shotgun sequence and contains:
- the LOC140954364 gene encoding uncharacterized protein → MTNLLEQLLRAKNREGMSTQPPIGASSAHVPRVSQNLGADSVTEQHFTPVIPTQLPQAHVTVDLIADGPFDNRSTGFMNDDKISTLEERLRAVEGNDWFDPMRASEPYVNGKEESVRVYAQRWRDEATHVQPPLIEMEMVTLFANTFKAPYYEHLMGSSSQHFYDVVRVAERIEQGIKVGRITEPLEKIGFVGRKREGDVNNLEGGYKGKKIAPVLLPPIQPSFPIWYKPELTCEYHAGNPGHGIETCYTFKRRLLALIKRGWVSFEDMPSINSNPLPNHAASNNGVDMIEVGNQNKVLKVSMKKLYGMLVKSGFLEINIEGQFEGGDYCEFHRREGHHIEDCIEFRKKVAKMMTLGELRIEPAEVNHEWVNSEWPVLYSRRVEEGKSYEPHRNALQKVLNEVYVPQDIEQKTMEHLVGRIHATNYLYFTTDELDAEGTRHNKPLYITVRCKDYLIGKVFVDNGSALNVLPKHILEEMPIDESHIKPNTMMARAYDGSPRPIIGTLEVELYVGPQMFLVTFQVMDIHPSYSMLLGRPWIYAAGAVTSSLHQCLKYIMNGMLVTVKAEETVSIIKNVAIPFIEAEDCKDNNIHAFEIVNTDWVPENIVLRRPRISEAARMVAQCFLERGIPFQYNPITKVPKRANPIKMKGADQIFGLGYKPKKEDHRWAANRRRERRMARIEGREPEEEKLEIPPLRVTFLKAAYIMQPNERVESLGQELSNISINTLEEDNMEGGDMKTVAGGEDEALPQLTIHTMEEVSANTFVRKLAKGEKFQNWVTQEAPSYEDMPGLDRNIVVHKILLEEGCKLVKQKLRRAHPDIWIKVKTELEKQWNASFLEVVKYPQWVSNIVVVPKKEEKIRVCVDFQNLNKASPKDDFPLPHINVLVDNAARSSTYSFMDGFSGYNQIKMALEDKAKTTFVTLWGTYCYKVMPFGLKNTGATYQRAMVTLFHDMMHKEIEVYVDDMIAKSKKGEEHVKVLKKLFEHLRKYELKLNPAKCSFRVKSGKLLGFVVSDKDIEVDPDKVKAIQSMPSPKTEKEVLLSEYDIVYMTRKAVKGSAIADHLADNVVEDYEPLDFDFPDENVLSIAGEEEKTDWWTMFFNGAVNVYGNGAGAVIISPDQKQYPISVKLYFECTNNMVEYEACILGLEAALELKV